A single Paracoccus pantotrophus DNA region contains:
- the hisD gene encoding histidinol dehydrogenase → MIRHVKTARLTQGDQTDPSVTEAVRALLAQVAEGGDKAVRALSIKFDGLDRDSYRLTEAEIAGCVNGLTKQERHDLDFAQEQIRNFAQAQRDTMLDLEVETLPGVILGHKNVPIQNVGCYVPGGKYPLLASAHMTVLTAKVAGCQRVITCAPPFKGRIAEKIVAAQALAGAEEIYCLGGVQAIAAMGYGTESIAPVDMLAGPGNAYVAEAKRLLFGKVGIDLFAGPTETLVIADDSVDGEICATDLLGQAEHGANSPAVMITNSEKLARDTLREIERLLTILPTAEIARKAWEDYGEIILCDTLDEMVAEGDRVASEHVQVMTADPDYFLNNMTNYGALFLGARTNVAFGDKVIGTNHTLPTLRAARYTGGLWVGKFLKTCTYQKVLTDEASTMIGAYASRLCHMEGFVGHAEQANIRVRRYGGRNVEYGAAVEA, encoded by the coding sequence ATGATCCGGCATGTGAAGACCGCGCGCCTCACGCAAGGCGACCAGACCGATCCCTCCGTCACCGAGGCCGTCCGCGCCCTTCTGGCACAGGTCGCCGAAGGTGGTGACAAGGCCGTGCGCGCACTCAGCATCAAATTCGACGGGCTCGATCGGGACAGCTATCGCTTGACCGAGGCCGAAATCGCGGGTTGCGTCAACGGACTGACCAAACAGGAACGCCACGATCTGGATTTCGCGCAGGAACAGATCCGCAATTTCGCCCAGGCCCAGCGGGATACCATGTTGGACCTCGAGGTCGAGACCCTGCCAGGCGTCATCCTCGGCCACAAGAACGTGCCAATCCAGAATGTCGGCTGTTATGTGCCGGGCGGGAAATATCCGCTGCTGGCCTCGGCTCATATGACCGTGCTGACTGCCAAGGTCGCCGGATGCCAGCGCGTCATCACCTGCGCCCCGCCCTTCAAGGGCCGGATCGCCGAAAAGATCGTCGCGGCACAGGCGCTGGCCGGCGCGGAAGAGATCTATTGCCTCGGCGGCGTGCAGGCAATCGCCGCCATGGGCTACGGCACCGAAAGCATAGCCCCAGTGGACATGCTGGCCGGTCCCGGCAACGCCTATGTCGCCGAGGCCAAGCGGTTGCTCTTCGGCAAGGTCGGCATCGACCTCTTCGCCGGCCCGACCGAGACGCTGGTCATCGCCGACGACAGCGTGGACGGCGAGATCTGCGCCACCGATCTGTTGGGTCAGGCCGAGCACGGCGCGAACTCGCCGGCAGTGATGATCACCAATTCCGAAAAGCTGGCCCGTGACACGCTGCGCGAGATCGAGCGCCTGCTGACGATCTTGCCCACCGCTGAGATCGCACGCAAGGCATGGGAGGATTACGGCGAGATCATCCTCTGCGACACGCTGGACGAGATGGTGGCCGAGGGTGATCGCGTGGCCTCGGAACATGTGCAGGTGATGACCGCCGATCCCGACTATTTCCTGAACAACATGACGAACTATGGCGCGCTGTTTCTTGGCGCGCGCACCAATGTCGCCTTCGGGGACAAGGTGATCGGCACCAACCACACGCTGCCGACATTGCGGGCCGCGCGCTATACCGGCGGGCTGTGGGTCGGGAAGTTCCTCAAGACCTGCACCTACCAGAAAGTCCTGACCGACGAAGCCTCAACCATGATCGGCGCGTATGCGTCGCGCCTGTGCCACATGGAAGGCTTCGTCGGTCATGCCGAGCAAGCAAATATCCGCGTCCGCCGCTATGGCGGCCGAAACGTGGAGTACGGCGCCGCTGTCGAGGCCTGA
- a CDS encoding thiamine pyrophosphate-binding protein, whose protein sequence is MKLTGGQVVARALKEYGVEYVAGVPGHGIWSLFDAFLQEGSEIPFIQVMHEQSAVHMADGYYRACGKPMACSTSVGPGAANTIIGLATAYTDSTAVFYVSGSPQTYMQGHGTMQEIERQQDNAFPRITEQVTKRAWQAHSVRTLPSIMHRAFSEMLTGRPGPVHVEVPMDVQVEAEEVTIHPLDKRLPVGVAYPDPKAIEAAAKVLLSARRPVIVAGGGAITADASAELTALAEKLGAAVSITWNGKGAIAEDNELFIGAVGQTGTTCGNQITASADVVVSVGCRFTDWSASSYAKGVSFSFPPGKLIHIDLDPREIGKTYPTEVGIVSDAKIALGQLLEAISDADATALRDRNADFHAEVQKAKADWHAQVEPRENSRETPFTSQRPLVALRKVLPRDGIVVVGSGNTQGAVKQSFPVYEPRTHLTSGSFSPMGWAVPAAMGAKLACPDKKVVAIVGDGDFMMSLPEMGTAVMNGINVVFLVLNNQGYMSIRGGQRKFMGRHIASEFNHHAGNGEPYSADIAATARAFGLDAWKVEKDEDLEPALEAALNTDGPTLVEVMVSRDAAGPFATGWWDFPSPAYYEKEQAAYAEMRAKEQML, encoded by the coding sequence ATGAAGCTTACCGGTGGACAAGTCGTAGCGCGTGCGCTGAAGGAATACGGCGTCGAATATGTCGCGGGCGTGCCGGGCCACGGCATCTGGTCGCTGTTCGACGCCTTCCTGCAGGAAGGCTCCGAGATCCCCTTCATCCAGGTCATGCACGAGCAGAGTGCCGTCCATATGGCGGATGGCTATTATCGCGCCTGCGGCAAGCCGATGGCCTGCTCGACCTCGGTCGGGCCGGGGGCGGCGAACACGATCATCGGCCTGGCGACCGCCTATACCGATTCGACGGCGGTGTTCTATGTCTCCGGCTCGCCGCAGACCTACATGCAGGGCCACGGCACCATGCAGGAGATCGAGCGTCAGCAGGACAACGCCTTCCCGCGCATCACCGAACAGGTGACCAAGCGCGCCTGGCAGGCCCATTCGGTCAGGACGCTGCCCTCGATCATGCACCGCGCCTTCAGCGAGATGCTGACCGGCCGCCCCGGCCCGGTTCATGTCGAAGTCCCGATGGATGTTCAGGTCGAGGCCGAGGAGGTCACCATCCACCCGCTGGACAAGCGCCTGCCCGTCGGAGTCGCTTATCCCGATCCCAAGGCGATCGAGGCGGCCGCCAAGGTCCTGCTGTCGGCCCGCCGCCCGGTGATCGTCGCCGGCGGCGGGGCGATCACCGCCGATGCGTCGGCCGAACTGACCGCGCTGGCCGAAAAGCTGGGCGCAGCCGTGTCCATCACCTGGAACGGCAAGGGTGCCATCGCCGAGGACAACGAGTTGTTCATCGGCGCCGTCGGCCAGACCGGCACCACCTGCGGCAACCAGATCACCGCCTCGGCCGATGTGGTGGTCTCGGTGGGCTGCCGCTTCACCGACTGGTCGGCCTCGTCCTATGCCAAGGGCGTGTCCTTCAGCTTCCCGCCCGGCAAGCTGATCCATATCGACCTGGACCCGCGCGAGATCGGCAAGACCTATCCGACCGAGGTCGGCATCGTCTCGGACGCGAAGATCGCGCTTGGCCAGCTGCTGGAGGCGATCAGCGATGCCGACGCCACTGCGCTGCGCGACCGCAACGCCGATTTCCACGCCGAGGTGCAAAAGGCCAAGGCCGACTGGCACGCACAGGTCGAACCGCGCGAGAACAGCCGCGAGACCCCTTTTACCTCGCAGCGGCCGCTGGTCGCGCTGCGCAAGGTGCTGCCGCGCGACGGGATCGTCGTGGTCGGCTCGGGCAACACGCAGGGCGCAGTGAAGCAGAGCTTCCCGGTCTACGAGCCGCGCACCCATCTTACCTCGGGCTCGTTCTCGCCGATGGGCTGGGCAGTTCCGGCCGCCATGGGCGCCAAGCTGGCCTGCCCCGACAAGAAGGTCGTGGCCATCGTCGGCGACGGCGACTTCATGATGTCGCTGCCCGAAATGGGCACCGCCGTGATGAACGGCATCAACGTGGTCTTCCTGGTGCTGAACAACCAGGGCTACATGTCGATCCGCGGCGGCCAGCGCAAGTTCATGGGTCGTCACATCGCGTCCGAATTTAACCACCATGCCGGCAACGGCGAACCATATTCCGCTGACATCGCCGCCACCGCCCGCGCTTTCGGCCTCGACGCGTGGAAAGTGGAGAAGGACGAGGATCTGGAACCCGCCCTAGAGGCCGCACTGAACACAGATGGCCCGACGCTGGTTGAGGTGATGGTGTCGCGCGATGCGGCGGGCCCCTTCGCCACTGGCTGGTGGGACTTTCCTTCGCCCGCTTATTACGAGAAGGAGCAAGCGGCCTACGCCGAAATGCGCGCTAAAGAGCAAATGCTCTGA
- a CDS encoding helix-turn-helix domain-containing protein — MTRSDLTHDPADRMANFAANLRLLCDRQGSISQICRKLGINRQQFNKYLSGRHMPSSGNTRLIANFFGLGPDILFSEHERFRALVDGNFFDVLDHLRRAPQVARFLDTVAVSTKIDMGEYVGCYDRYQYSSIYARKILRSAFCIFQSGDFLNHYYVERFPSYDDPSRTEYIFKYHGFTFPVEDRVFTIDFETVQRNEFTFGIFSTVQRSAKRFMFGIVSGVAATMFRQPFSTRAVLHYRRPGLLSRAELQATTTLDMNDASIPREAREYLGESPDMIKPV, encoded by the coding sequence ATGACCCGGTCAGACCTTACCCACGACCCCGCCGACCGCATGGCGAATTTCGCCGCAAACCTGCGCCTGCTTTGCGACCGGCAGGGCTCGATCTCGCAGATCTGCCGCAAGCTCGGCATCAATCGGCAGCAGTTCAACAAATACCTGTCGGGCCGCCACATGCCCTCGTCGGGCAACACACGCCTGATCGCGAATTTCTTCGGCCTCGGCCCCGACATCCTGTTCAGCGAACATGAGCGTTTCCGCGCTCTGGTCGACGGCAACTTCTTCGACGTGCTGGACCATCTGCGCCGGGCGCCGCAGGTCGCGCGCTTTCTCGATACGGTGGCGGTCTCGACCAAGATCGACATGGGGGAATATGTCGGCTGCTATGACCGCTACCAGTATTCCTCGATCTACGCGCGCAAGATCCTGCGCTCGGCCTTCTGCATCTTCCAAAGCGGGGATTTCCTGAACCACTATTACGTCGAGCGTTTTCCCAGCTACGACGACCCGTCGCGCACCGAATACATCTTCAAGTATCACGGCTTCACCTTCCCGGTAGAGGACCGCGTCTTCACCATCGACTTCGAGACGGTGCAGCGCAACGAATTCACCTTTGGCATCTTCTCGACCGTGCAGCGCAGCGCCAAGCGCTTCATGTTCGGCATCGTCAGCGGTGTCGCGGCGACGATGTTTCGCCAGCCCTTCTCGACCCGCGCGGTGCTGCATTACCGCCGCCCCGGTTTGCTGAGCCGGGCGGAGCTGCAGGCGACCACGACGCTGGACATGAACGATGCCTCGATCCCCCGCGAGGCGCGCGAATATCTGGGCGAAAGCCCCGACATGATCAAGCCGGTCTGA
- a CDS encoding aspartate ammonia-lyase, with product MISGESWIRIESDELGSRRLPGEALYGINTLRAAENFPVSGMKIGSLAPLIRAMALTKKAAAAANYRLGKLSARKAEVIGRVCDELMAGQHAGHFVIDVFQGGGGTSSHMNLNEVIANRGLELMGRACGQYEHLHPIRDVNRSQSTTDVHATALRIALMQGAPGLERALLALAEAFAGKAQEFGGILKLARTHLQDAAPMTLGEEFHAFSTALRHEAARIWPASQGLAGLNLGGTMVGTGLAAQPDFAETVIAELQRLTELPLRRDDDLVCAAWNSAGLVQFSSLLRGIAVTLSKIANDLRLLSSGPRGGIGEIALPAVQPGSPLIAGKVNPVIPEMVSQVAFHVAGADVAVGMAAEAGQLQRNAFVPLMAHCLLTSLGMIESAARIFAERCVQDIRAVPEACAGNLSAPGTLAAGLVPLVGHEAAADIAEAVARGEDLDALLRARGLAPGDPAD from the coding sequence ATGATTTCCGGCGAATCCTGGATCCGCATCGAAAGCGATGAACTGGGCAGCCGCCGGCTGCCGGGCGAGGCGCTCTATGGCATCAACACGCTGCGCGCGGCCGAGAACTTCCCGGTCTCGGGCATGAAGATCGGGTCGCTGGCGCCGCTGATCCGCGCCATGGCGCTGACGAAAAAGGCGGCAGCAGCGGCGAATTACCGGCTGGGCAAGCTGTCGGCGCGCAAGGCCGAGGTGATCGGCCGGGTTTGCGACGAATTGATGGCCGGCCAGCATGCCGGTCATTTCGTCATCGATGTGTTCCAGGGCGGCGGCGGCACCTCCAGCCACATGAACCTGAACGAGGTGATCGCCAATCGCGGGCTGGAGCTGATGGGCCGCGCCTGCGGCCAGTATGAGCACCTGCATCCGATCCGCGACGTCAACCGCTCGCAATCCACCACCGACGTCCATGCCACGGCGCTGCGCATCGCGCTGATGCAGGGCGCGCCTGGGCTGGAACGGGCGCTGCTGGCGCTGGCCGAAGCCTTTGCCGGAAAGGCGCAGGAATTCGGCGGCATCCTCAAGCTGGCGCGCACCCATCTGCAGGACGCGGCGCCGATGACCCTGGGCGAAGAGTTCCACGCCTTCTCGACCGCGCTGCGGCACGAGGCGGCACGGATCTGGCCGGCCTCGCAAGGCCTGGCGGGGCTGAACCTGGGCGGCACCATGGTCGGCACCGGCCTGGCCGCGCAGCCGGATTTCGCCGAGACGGTGATCGCCGAGTTGCAGCGCCTGACCGAACTGCCCCTGCGCCGCGACGACGATCTGGTCTGTGCGGCCTGGAACAGCGCTGGCCTGGTGCAGTTCTCATCGCTCTTGCGCGGCATCGCGGTGACGCTTTCCAAGATCGCCAACGACCTGCGCCTGCTGTCCAGCGGTCCGCGCGGCGGCATCGGCGAGATCGCCCTTCCCGCCGTCCAGCCCGGGTCGCCGCTGATCGCGGGCAAGGTCAATCCCGTGATCCCGGAAATGGTCAGCCAGGTTGCCTTTCACGTTGCCGGGGCCGATGTCGCCGTTGGTATGGCGGCCGAGGCCGGGCAGTTGCAACGCAACGCCTTCGTGCCGCTGATGGCGCATTGCCTGTTGACCAGCCTGGGCATGATCGAGAGCGCCGCCCGCATCTTTGCCGAACGCTGCGTGCAGGACATTCGGGCGGTGCCCGAGGCTTGCGCCGGCAATCTGTCGGCACCCGGCACCCTTGCCGCCGGGCTGGTGCCCCTGGTCGGGCACGAGGCCGCCGCCGATATCGCCGAGGCGGTCGCCAGAGGCGAGGATCTGGACGCGCTCTTGCGCGCGCGAGGCTTGGCGCCGGGCGATCCGGCCGACTGA